Within Tindallia magadiensis, the genomic segment AATTCTGAAAGATCCTTCATTACCCTATATGTCCGTAGCCTTGCTTAAAGTCAAAAGAAGCAAGGAATGACAATTATCAAAGAATGCCACATCTTCAAAAGATGGAAAGGAGCCAAGGATAGATGAGTCAGGTTGTATTTATTGGAGCAGGCCCGGGAGATCCGGAGCTGCTCACAGTGAAAGCATACGAAAAAATTAGACAGGCAGAGGTTATTTTATATGCCGGATCCTTAGTAAATCCGGCGGTATTTCAGCATTGCCCGGAGAGAGCAGAAGTAGCCAGCAGTGCCTCCATGGATCTGGAAGAAATGACCGATTTTATGGTACAGCGGGTCAAAGAAGGAAAAGAAGTGCTTCGGCTGCATACTGGAGATCCATCATTATACGGAGCCATTGCGGAACAGATTCGTCGACTAGAGATAGAAAAAGTAGCATACCAGGTCATTCCGGGCATCAGCTCCTTTTTAGCAGGAGCCGCTGCCATGAAAAAAGAACTGACCTTACCGGGAAAAAGCCAGACGGTTATTATCTCCCGAGTAGCTGGAAGAACCCCGGTACCGGAAAAAGAAAACCTTAAATCCCTGGCAGCCCATCAGGCCAGCCTGGTGCTTTTTC encodes:
- the cobM gene encoding precorrin-4 C(11)-methyltransferase, which translates into the protein MSQVVFIGAGPGDPELLTVKAYEKIRQAEVILYAGSLVNPAVFQHCPERAEVASSASMDLEEMTDFMVQRVKEGKEVLRLHTGDPSLYGAIAEQIRRLEIEKVAYQVIPGISSFLAGAAAMKKELTLPGKSQTVIISRVAGRTPVPEKENLKSLAAHQASLVLFLSVGQVKQVVEDCLTAYAPETPVAIAYRVGWPDQRILRGSLQNLSTMMEEAGIRKTALIYIGDFLQAEGDESLLYDAAFTHEYREGK